One Catharus ustulatus isolate bCatUst1 chromosome 2, bCatUst1.pri.v2, whole genome shotgun sequence genomic window carries:
- the LOC116992125 gene encoding uncharacterized protein LOC116992125 isoform X1 — protein sequence MSQGFWRCQTYRANVSFPGKAFPSLFADEPSAAGELCSRLRRGNRARSDPRRMLSGLWGGCGGNTARLPSAAAPESSGSLGLSWCRRGTNSASFPPRVAAGEVEEGEPGAWPRKCRTSTGLPLNVAWHRKAAKTHRCSFVKGIRWPGRAGGVCGSTGVPRPVSSPGETEKRPRLPRREGRAASLPALSRSARAQGIPGDTNSLKKADDISIKAISPPTEKSRQCSFPLLARREIPALPSQPPQRAASFVPKGQFRLHKELHFRGPEHPAPQGRSHRCLRLSSTSAPF from the exons ATGTCACAGG GTTTCTGGAGGTGCCAGACCTACAGAGCAAACGTCAGCTTCCCCGGGAAAGCTTTCCCGTCTTT GTTTGCCGACGAGCCGAGCGCAGCGGGAGAGCTCTGCAGCCGGCTCCGCCGCGGGAACAGGGCGCGTTCCGACCCTCGACGGATGCTGTCGGGGTTgtgggggggctgtgggggtaACACAGCACGcctcccctctgctgcagccccagagagcAGCGGCAGCCTGGGCCTGAGCTGGTGTCG GCGTGGGACAAATTCTGCGAGTTTTCCCCCGCGAGTAGCGGCGGGAGAGGTGGAGGAGGGGGAGCCTGGAGCCTGGCCCAGGAAATGCCGAACCAGCACGGGGCTTCCTTTGAACGTGGCTTGGCACAGGAAAGCGGCCAAGACGCACAGATGTAGTTTCGTCAAGGGGATTAGGTGGCCGGGGAGAGCCGGGGGTGTGTGCGGGTCCACTGGCGTCCCCCGCCCCGTTTCCTCTCCTGGAGAGACGGAGAAGCGTCCCAGGCTGCCCCgcagagagggaagggcagCCAGCTTGCCTGCACTTTCCAGGAGTGCGAGAGCTCAAGGCATTCCTGGGGACACTAACAGCCTGAAGAAAGCAGATGACATATCAATAAAAGCTATTTCTCCTCCCACGGAAAAGTCACGACAATGCTCCTTTCCCCTTTTGGCTCGCAGGGAAATCCCGGCCTTGCCTAGTCAACCCCCTCAAAGGGCAGCATCCTTTGTGCCGAAGGGCCAGTTCCGGCTCCACAAAGAGCTTCACTTTCGAGGACCAGAACACCCCGCACCCCAGGGGCGGTCTCATCGCTGTCTCCGCCTGTCCTCTACCTCTGCTCCCTTTTAG
- the ZIC2 gene encoding zinc finger protein ZIC 2 encodes MLLDAGPQFPALGVGTFARHHHSAAAEMQDRELSLAAQNSFVDSAAAHMGAFKLNAGAHDLSPGQSSAFTSQAPGYPAAALGPHAAHVGSYSGAPFNSTRDFLFRSRGFGDSSPAGGQHGIFGPAAGSLHHPHTDAQSHLLFPGIHDQHGPHASQNVLNGQMRLGLPGEVFARSDQYRQVSSPRTDPYSAAQLHNQYGPMNMNMGMNMAAHHHHHPGAFFRYMRQQCIKQELICKWIDPEQLNNPKKSCNKTFSTMHELVTHVSVEHVGGPEQSNHVCYWEECPREGKPFKAKYKLVNHIRVHTGEKPFPCPFPGCGKVFARSENLKIHKRTHTGEKPFQCEFEGCDRRFANSSDRKKHMHVHTSDKPYLCKMCDKSYTHPSSLRKHMKVHESSPQGSESSPAASSGYESSTPPGLVSPSAESQSTNNLSPAAAAAAAAAAAAVSAVHRGGGGGSGGGGGGHSGLSSNFNEWYV; translated from the exons ATGCTGCTGGACGCCGGCCCGCAGTTCCCGGCCCTCGGAGTGGGCACCTTCGCCCGGCACCACCACTCGGCCGCGGCGGAGATGCAGGACCGTGAGCTGAGCCTGGCGGCGCAGAACAGCTTCGTGGACTCGGCGGCAGCGCACATGGGTGCCTTCAAGCTCAACGCCGGCGCCCACGACCTCTCCCCCGGGCAGAGCTCGGCGTTCACCTCGCAGGCGCCCGGTTACCCTGCCGCCGCCCTGGGCCCCCACGCTGCTCATGTCGGCTCCTACTCCGGGGCGCCCTTCAACTCTACCCGGGACTTCTTGTTTCGCAGCCGGGGCTTCGGGGACTCGTCGCCGGCCGGCGGACAGCACGGCATCTTCGGCCCTGCGGCCGGCAGCCTGCACCACCCGCACACGGACGCTCAGAGCCACCTTCTCTTCCCGGGCATCCACGACCAGCACGGCCCCCACGCCTCCCAAAATGTTCTCAACGGGCAGATGCGACTGGGCTTGCCGGGGGAGGTATTCGCCCGGTCGGATCAGTACCGCCAGGTTTCCAGCCCCAGGACTGACCCTTACTCGGCGGCTCAGCTGCACAACCAGTACGGCCCCATGAATATGAATATGGGCATGAACATGGCagcccaccaccaccaccacccagGTGCCTTTTTCCGCTACATGCGGCAGCAGTGCATCAAGCAAGAGCTCATCTGCAAGTGGATCGATCCTGAACAgctgaacaaccccaaaaaaagtTGCAATAAAACTTTCAGCACCATGCACGAGTTGGTCACCCATGTCTCGGTGGAGCACGTTGGGGGACCCGAGCAGAGCAACCATGTCTGCTATTGGGAGGAGTGTCCCCGCGAAGGCAAGCCCTTCAAAGCGAAATACAAACTGGTCAATCATATCCGAGTGCACACGGGAGAGAaacccttcccctgccccttccctggctgcGGAAAAGTTTTCGCCAGATcagaaaatctcaaaattcACAAAAGGACGCACACAG GGGAGAAGCCCTTCCAGTGCGAGTTCGAAGGCTGCGACCGGCGCTTCGCCAACAGCAGCGACCGCAAGAAGCACATGCACGTCCATACCTCGGATAAGCCCTATCTGTGCAAGATGTGCGACAAGTCCTACAcccaccccagctccctgcGGAAACACATGAAG GTGCACGAGTCGTCCCCGCAAGGTTCCGAATCCTCCCCGGCCGCCAGCTCCGGCTACGAGTCCTCCACCCCTCCGGGGCTGGTGTCCCCTAGCGCCGAATCGCAGAGCACCAACAACCTCTCCcctgcggcggcagcggcggcggcggcagcggcggcggccgtgTCCGCCGTGCAccggggcggcggcggaggcagcggcggcggcggcggcggccacAGCGGCCTTTCCTCCAACTTCAACGAGTGGTACGTGTAG
- the LOC116992125 gene encoding uncharacterized protein LOC116992125 isoform X3 — protein MSQGFWRCQTYRANVSFPGKAFPSLFADEPSAAGELCSRLRRGNRARSDPRRMLSGLWGGCGGNTARLPSAAAPESSGSLGLSWCRISRQTIPSPATHAEYGEEGRHYLDEPIENIPI, from the exons ATGTCACAGG GTTTCTGGAGGTGCCAGACCTACAGAGCAAACGTCAGCTTCCCCGGGAAAGCTTTCCCGTCTTT GTTTGCCGACGAGCCGAGCGCAGCGGGAGAGCTCTGCAGCCGGCTCCGCCGCGGGAACAGGGCGCGTTCCGACCCTCGACGGATGCTGTCGGGGTTgtgggggggctgtgggggtaACACAGCACGcctcccctctgctgcagccccagagagcAGCGGCAGCCTGGGCCTGAGCTGGTGTCG CATCTCCCGTCAAACCATTCCATCTCCAGCAACGCACGCAGAAtatggggaggagggaaggcaCTATTTGGATGAACCTATAGAAAATATACCTATATAA
- the LOC116992125 gene encoding uncharacterized protein LOC116992125 isoform X2 — MSQGFWRCQTYRANVSFPGKAFPSLRGTNSASFPPRVAAGEVEEGEPGAWPRKCRTSTGLPLNVAWHRKAAKTHRCSFVKGIRWPGRAGGVCGSTGVPRPVSSPGETEKRPRLPRREGRAASLPALSRSARAQGIPGDTNSLKKADDISIKAISPPTEKSRQCSFPLLARREIPALPSQPPQRAASFVPKGQFRLHKELHFRGPEHPAPQGRSHRCLRLSSTSAPF; from the exons ATGTCACAGG GTTTCTGGAGGTGCCAGACCTACAGAGCAAACGTCAGCTTCCCCGGGAAAGCTTTCCCGTCTTT GCGTGGGACAAATTCTGCGAGTTTTCCCCCGCGAGTAGCGGCGGGAGAGGTGGAGGAGGGGGAGCCTGGAGCCTGGCCCAGGAAATGCCGAACCAGCACGGGGCTTCCTTTGAACGTGGCTTGGCACAGGAAAGCGGCCAAGACGCACAGATGTAGTTTCGTCAAGGGGATTAGGTGGCCGGGGAGAGCCGGGGGTGTGTGCGGGTCCACTGGCGTCCCCCGCCCCGTTTCCTCTCCTGGAGAGACGGAGAAGCGTCCCAGGCTGCCCCgcagagagggaagggcagCCAGCTTGCCTGCACTTTCCAGGAGTGCGAGAGCTCAAGGCATTCCTGGGGACACTAACAGCCTGAAGAAAGCAGATGACATATCAATAAAAGCTATTTCTCCTCCCACGGAAAAGTCACGACAATGCTCCTTTCCCCTTTTGGCTCGCAGGGAAATCCCGGCCTTGCCTAGTCAACCCCCTCAAAGGGCAGCATCCTTTGTGCCGAAGGGCCAGTTCCGGCTCCACAAAGAGCTTCACTTTCGAGGACCAGAACACCCCGCACCCCAGGGGCGGTCTCATCGCTGTCTCCGCCTGTCCTCTACCTCTGCTCCCTTTTAG